The proteins below are encoded in one region of Brassica napus cultivar Da-Ae chromosome A6, Da-Ae, whole genome shotgun sequence:
- the LOC106433695 gene encoding uncharacterized protein LOC106433695 isoform X2, whose product MSIYFYSRDWMDRHIDPINNCVSREFKEGVDVFIAFASNQNSFLEGKTMLCPCSKCQNRKQRDARTVSRHLYRVGFKSNYYLWSSHGESYYDVGGSSAGGPFMGEETLHTEEETYEENFPDIMGGGTGSTHGLENVMEAPGEEQYEDSVFQAFEASNQPLYEGCSEGISQLYLASRLMKVKTDHNLSESCLDEISQTFRDVLPRPNQAPASYYETKKLTKALGLPVVKIDICEDNCMLFWKEDQDLLVCRFCGKDRYHQNRGKGKNRPKQRMFYMPITERLKRLYQVEATASQMRWHAEHESPEGEMHHPSDGGAWKHFNKVYPNFAAESRNIYLGLATDGFNPVGMSGEAHSVWPVIITPYNLPPGMCMKKEYFFLSVLVPGPRHPKKSIDIYLQPLIEELQGLWSHGAKAYDISRKENFTMRAALMWTINDFPAYGMMSGWMTHGRLACPYCLDDTKSFWLQHGRKHSWFDCHRMFLPKDHPYRRNVQAFRKGKTISDDPPPWLNGEEILRERINNIEGLKKTVECGGNGHEKPASNIDGYGKYHNWVKKSIFWDLPYWENLLLRHNVDFMHVEKNFFDNIINTVLNVPGKTKDNAKSRMDLPDLCRRQELHIKDDGTMPVPIFRLSKEEKKEFLRWLKDDIKFPDGYASKFSRCIDETNSKLSGLKSHDCHVIMQRLLPFAFKELLPKNVHIAISDSTLLSGYLYKVHLPDEAALGGPVQYRWMYPFERYMYHLKKKVKNKAHIAGSIIAQCRNEEISTSSAHFFGNPEVPAQVLQPGDIRFTYQDPDVPNMFYHEGRVSGKVEQRYLTDDDYTVLHTFLMLNCPTFEPYERMFEEFMIERNPSICGNDLQIAKDNHFAEWVKNYVVNASQLYEFPLWMLDFIEGPKRNYKAWPIYFSRGYCFHTHSHGQDKRTQHYGVQVRGTTDTDYYGLIEEIMMVEYSGSIGLKAMVFKCKWFDTVVGRGLRKHKSGIVDVSPRWQYEKYDPFILSGNCDQVCFIPYPQVRRTSASDWWACTKVVPRGVRETSEVVLTTLQDDTHNQVVVQSEMLRIESYVVEDDSDYDSTPVVPPNDEYISEDELEESCTDSDSESDSSS is encoded by the exons ATGtcgatttatttttattcaagagATTGGATGGATCGACACATTGATCCGATCAATAATTGTGTTTCtcgagagtttaaagaaggggTTGATGTTTTTATCGCATTTGCTTCCAATCAAAATTCTTTTTTAGAGGGGAAAACCATGTTATGTCCTTGTTCAAAatgtcaaaaccgaaaacaacgtgaCGCGAGAACCGTGTCTCGCCATCTTTACCGAGTCGGATTCAAGAGTAATTACTACTTATGGTCAAGCCATGGAGAAAGTTACTATGACGTTGGCGGATCATCAGCAGGAGGTCCATTTATGGGAGAAGAGACATTACATACAGAAGAAGAGACATATGAAGAGAACTTTCCTGATATTATGGGTGGAGGCACTGGATCAACTCATGGACTGGAGAATGTGATGGAAGCACCCGGTGAGGAGCAATATGAAGATAGCGTGTTTCAAGCATTTGAAGCATCTAATCAACCATTATATGAAGGATGTTCTGAAGGTATTTCTCAGTTATACTTGGCGTCACGTTTAATGAAAGTAAAAACCGATCATAATTTATCAGAGTCATGTTTGGATGAGATATCACAAACTTTCAGAGATGTTTTGCCACGACCAAATCAAGCTCCTGCATCATATTATGAGACGAAGAAGTTGACAAAGGCGCTTGGTCTCCCTGTTGTGAAGATTGATATTTGCGAGGATAACTGCATGTTATTTTGGAAGGAAGATCAAGACTTGTTGGTGTGTCGGTTTTGTGGAAAAGATAGATATCACCAGAACCGTGGAAAGGGAAAAAATCGGCCAAAACAAAGAATGTTTTACATGCCTATTACGGAGAGGTTGAAGCGGTTGTACCAAGTTGAGGCGACAGCATCACAAATGCGATGGCACGCGGAACATGAGTCTCCCGAAGGAGAAATGCATCACCCTTCTGATGGAGGAGCTTGGAAGCATTTTAACAAGGTATATCCTAATTTCGCTGCAGAAAGTCGGAATATATATCTTGGATTAGCAACAGATGGATTTAATCCAGTTGGTATGAGTGGTGAAGCCCACTCGGTCTGGCCCGTAATCATAACTCCATATAACTTACCTCCTGGTATGTGTATGAAAAaagaatatttctttttatcagtCTTAGTGCCCGGACCAAGACATCCAAAGAAGAGCATTGATATCTATCTGCAACCGTTAATTGAAGAATTACAAGGTTTGTGGAGTCACGGGGCAAAAGCATACGATATCTCTAGAAAGGAAAATTTCACAATGCGGGCCGCGTTAATGTGGACCATTAATGACTTTCCGGCGTATGGCATGATGTCAGGTTGGATGACTCATGGTCgtttagcttgtccatattgtctagATGATACAAAGTCATTTTGGTTGCAACATGGAAGGAAGCATAGctggtttgactgtcatcgaATGTTTCTGCCTAAAGACCATCCTTACAGGAGAAATGTCCAAGCGTTTCGAAAGGGAAAGACGATAAGCGATGATCCTCCACCATGGTTGAATGGAGAAGAAATTCTCCGTGAAAGAATCAACAACATCGAAGGATTGAAGAAAACTGTTGAATGTGGAGGCAATGGACACGAGAAACCCGCGAGCAACATAGACGGATATGGGAAATATCACAATTGGGTGAAGAAGAGTATTTTTTGGGATTTGCCGTATTGGGAAAATCTTCTTCTTCGCCACAATGTGGACTTTATGCACGTTGAGAAAAATTTCTTTGATAATATTATCAACACGGTGCTTAATGTTCccgggaagacaaaagataatgcAAAGTCAAGGATGGATCTACCTGATTTGTGCAGAAGGCAAGAGTTACATATCAAAGATGATGGAACGATGCCGGTGCCGATATTTCGGTTgtctaaagaagaaaaaaaagaattcttgCGATGGTTGAAGGATGATATAAAATTTCCAGATGGGTACGCTTCAAAGTTTAGTAGATGTATCGACGAGACAAATTCGAAGCTTTCAGGCCTGAAAAGTCATGATTGCCACGTCATCATGCAACGACTTCTTCCATTTGCGTTTAAGGAATTGCTTCCCAAAAATGTCCACATCGCAATTTCTg ATAGCACTCTTCTTTCGGGATATCTCTACAAAG TGCATTTGCCAGACGAAGCTGCTCTAGGTGGTCCGGTGCaatatagatggatgtatccttTCGAGCGATACATGTACCATCTAAAGAAGAAAGTTAAAAATAAGGCACATATTGCAGGTTCTATTATTGCCCAATGTCGTAATGAAGAGATTTCTACATCTTCTGCACACTTCTTTGGGAATCCAGAAGTGCCCGCTCAAGTCTTGCAACCTGGAGATATTCGATTCACATATCAAGATCCAGATGTGCCAAATATGTTTTACCATGAAGGTCGAGTGAGTGGAAAAGTAGAACAGAGGTATCTAACCGATGATGACTACACTGTGCTGCATACATTTCTGATGCTCAATTGTCCTACATTTGAGCCCTACGAAAG GATGTTTGAGGAGTTTATGATAGAAAGAAATCCATCTATATGTGGTAATGATCTACAAATAGCGAAAGACAACCACTTTGCAGAATGGGTGAAAAACTAT GTTGTCAATGCGAGTCAGTTATATGAGTTTCCGTTGTGGATGTTGGATTTCATAGAAGGACCGAAACGCAATTATAAAGCTTGGCCGATTTATTTCTCACGAGGATACTGCTTCCACACACATAGCCATGGCCAAGATAAGAGAACCCAACATTACGGTGTCCAAGTCCGGGGTACGACGGACACTGATTATTACGGGTTGATCGAAGAGATAATGATGGTTGAGTATTCTGGTTCTATTGGGCTTAAGGCCATGGTTTTTAAGTGTAAGTGGTTTGATACAGTTGTAGGTCGGGGGCTTCGAAAACATAAATCAGGAATCGTCGATGTGTCACCGCGCTGGCAGTACGAGAAATATGACCCCTTTATCTTATCTGGTAATTGTGATCAAGTTTGCTTCATTCCTTATCCGCAAGTTCGTCGTACATCAGCAAGCGATTGGTGGGCATGTACGAAAGTTGTGCCTAGAGGGGTTCGAGAAACTTCTGAAGTTGTTCTTACTACGTTACAAGATGATACACACAACCAAGTTGTTGTCCAAAGTGAAATGTTACGCATTGAATCTTATGTTGTGGAAGATGATTCAGATTATGATTCAACGCCGGTTGTTCCTCCCAATGACGAATACATTTCTGAAGATGAGTTAGAAGAATCATGTACTGATTCTGATTCCgaatcagattcaagttcttaG
- the LOC106433695 gene encoding uncharacterized protein LOC106433695 isoform X1: protein MSIYFYSRDWMDRHIDPINNCVSREFKEGVDVFIAFASNQNSFLEGKTMLCPCSKCQNRKQRDARTVSRHLYRVGFKSNYYLWSSHGESYYDVGGSSAGGPFMGEETLHTEEETYEENFPDIMGGGTGSTHGLENVMEAPGEEQYEDSVFQAFEASNQPLYEGCSEGISQLYLASRLMKVKTDHNLSESCLDEISQTFRDVLPRPNQAPASYYETKKLTKALGLPVVKIDICEDNCMLFWKEDQDLLVCRFCGKDRYHQNRGKGKNRPKQRMFYMPITERLKRLYQVEATASQMRWHAEHESPEGEMHHPSDGGAWKHFNKVYPNFAAESRNIYLGLATDGFNPVGMSGEAHSVWPVIITPYNLPPGMCMKKEYFFLSVLVPGPRHPKKSIDIYLQPLIEELQGLWSHGAKAYDISRKENFTMRAALMWTINDFPAYGMMSGWMTHGRLACPYCLDDTKSFWLQHGRKHSWFDCHRMFLPKDHPYRRNVQAFRKGKTISDDPPPWLNGEEILRERINNIEGLKKTVECGGNGHEKPASNIDGYGKYHNWVKKSIFWDLPYWENLLLRHNVDFMHVEKNFFDNIINTVLNVPGKTKDNAKSRMDLPDLCRRQELHIKDDGTMPVPIFRLSKEEKKEFLRWLKDDIKFPDGYASKFSRCIDETNSKLSGLKSHDCHVIMQRLLPFAFKELLPKNVHIAISEIALFFRDISTKVLKSEDVAILKESIAVKLCNLEKIFPPSFFDVMEHLVVHLPDEAALGGPVQYRWMYPFERYMYHLKKKVKNKAHIAGSIIAQCRNEEISTSSAHFFGNPEVPAQVLQPGDIRFTYQDPDVPNMFYHEGRVSGKVEQRYLTDDDYTVLHTFLMLNCPTFEPYERMFEEFMIERNPSICGNDLQIAKDNHFAEWVKNYVVNASQLYEFPLWMLDFIEGPKRNYKAWPIYFSRGYCFHTHSHGQDKRTQHYGVQVRGTTDTDYYGLIEEIMMVEYSGSIGLKAMVFKCKWFDTVVGRGLRKHKSGIVDVSPRWQYEKYDPFILSGNCDQVCFIPYPQVRRTSASDWWACTKVVPRGVRETSEVVLTTLQDDTHNQVVVQSEMLRIESYVVEDDSDYDSTPVVPPNDEYISEDELEESCTDSDSESDSSS from the exons ATGtcgatttatttttattcaagagATTGGATGGATCGACACATTGATCCGATCAATAATTGTGTTTCtcgagagtttaaagaaggggTTGATGTTTTTATCGCATTTGCTTCCAATCAAAATTCTTTTTTAGAGGGGAAAACCATGTTATGTCCTTGTTCAAAatgtcaaaaccgaaaacaacgtgaCGCGAGAACCGTGTCTCGCCATCTTTACCGAGTCGGATTCAAGAGTAATTACTACTTATGGTCAAGCCATGGAGAAAGTTACTATGACGTTGGCGGATCATCAGCAGGAGGTCCATTTATGGGAGAAGAGACATTACATACAGAAGAAGAGACATATGAAGAGAACTTTCCTGATATTATGGGTGGAGGCACTGGATCAACTCATGGACTGGAGAATGTGATGGAAGCACCCGGTGAGGAGCAATATGAAGATAGCGTGTTTCAAGCATTTGAAGCATCTAATCAACCATTATATGAAGGATGTTCTGAAGGTATTTCTCAGTTATACTTGGCGTCACGTTTAATGAAAGTAAAAACCGATCATAATTTATCAGAGTCATGTTTGGATGAGATATCACAAACTTTCAGAGATGTTTTGCCACGACCAAATCAAGCTCCTGCATCATATTATGAGACGAAGAAGTTGACAAAGGCGCTTGGTCTCCCTGTTGTGAAGATTGATATTTGCGAGGATAACTGCATGTTATTTTGGAAGGAAGATCAAGACTTGTTGGTGTGTCGGTTTTGTGGAAAAGATAGATATCACCAGAACCGTGGAAAGGGAAAAAATCGGCCAAAACAAAGAATGTTTTACATGCCTATTACGGAGAGGTTGAAGCGGTTGTACCAAGTTGAGGCGACAGCATCACAAATGCGATGGCACGCGGAACATGAGTCTCCCGAAGGAGAAATGCATCACCCTTCTGATGGAGGAGCTTGGAAGCATTTTAACAAGGTATATCCTAATTTCGCTGCAGAAAGTCGGAATATATATCTTGGATTAGCAACAGATGGATTTAATCCAGTTGGTATGAGTGGTGAAGCCCACTCGGTCTGGCCCGTAATCATAACTCCATATAACTTACCTCCTGGTATGTGTATGAAAAaagaatatttctttttatcagtCTTAGTGCCCGGACCAAGACATCCAAAGAAGAGCATTGATATCTATCTGCAACCGTTAATTGAAGAATTACAAGGTTTGTGGAGTCACGGGGCAAAAGCATACGATATCTCTAGAAAGGAAAATTTCACAATGCGGGCCGCGTTAATGTGGACCATTAATGACTTTCCGGCGTATGGCATGATGTCAGGTTGGATGACTCATGGTCgtttagcttgtccatattgtctagATGATACAAAGTCATTTTGGTTGCAACATGGAAGGAAGCATAGctggtttgactgtcatcgaATGTTTCTGCCTAAAGACCATCCTTACAGGAGAAATGTCCAAGCGTTTCGAAAGGGAAAGACGATAAGCGATGATCCTCCACCATGGTTGAATGGAGAAGAAATTCTCCGTGAAAGAATCAACAACATCGAAGGATTGAAGAAAACTGTTGAATGTGGAGGCAATGGACACGAGAAACCCGCGAGCAACATAGACGGATATGGGAAATATCACAATTGGGTGAAGAAGAGTATTTTTTGGGATTTGCCGTATTGGGAAAATCTTCTTCTTCGCCACAATGTGGACTTTATGCACGTTGAGAAAAATTTCTTTGATAATATTATCAACACGGTGCTTAATGTTCccgggaagacaaaagataatgcAAAGTCAAGGATGGATCTACCTGATTTGTGCAGAAGGCAAGAGTTACATATCAAAGATGATGGAACGATGCCGGTGCCGATATTTCGGTTgtctaaagaagaaaaaaaagaattcttgCGATGGTTGAAGGATGATATAAAATTTCCAGATGGGTACGCTTCAAAGTTTAGTAGATGTATCGACGAGACAAATTCGAAGCTTTCAGGCCTGAAAAGTCATGATTGCCACGTCATCATGCAACGACTTCTTCCATTTGCGTTTAAGGAATTGCTTCCCAAAAATGTCCACATCGCAATTTCTg AGATAGCACTCTTCTTTCGGGATATCTCTACAAAGGTACTGAAGAGTGAAGATGTTGCAATTTTAAAAGAAAGCATTGCGGTGAAGCTTTGTAATTTGGAAAAGAtttttcctccttcattttttgatgttatggaacATCTCGTAGTGCATTTGCCAGACGAAGCTGCTCTAGGTGGTCCGGTGCaatatagatggatgtatccttTCGAGCGATACATGTACCATCTAAAGAAGAAAGTTAAAAATAAGGCACATATTGCAGGTTCTATTATTGCCCAATGTCGTAATGAAGAGATTTCTACATCTTCTGCACACTTCTTTGGGAATCCAGAAGTGCCCGCTCAAGTCTTGCAACCTGGAGATATTCGATTCACATATCAAGATCCAGATGTGCCAAATATGTTTTACCATGAAGGTCGAGTGAGTGGAAAAGTAGAACAGAGGTATCTAACCGATGATGACTACACTGTGCTGCATACATTTCTGATGCTCAATTGTCCTACATTTGAGCCCTACGAAAG GATGTTTGAGGAGTTTATGATAGAAAGAAATCCATCTATATGTGGTAATGATCTACAAATAGCGAAAGACAACCACTTTGCAGAATGGGTGAAAAACTAT GTTGTCAATGCGAGTCAGTTATATGAGTTTCCGTTGTGGATGTTGGATTTCATAGAAGGACCGAAACGCAATTATAAAGCTTGGCCGATTTATTTCTCACGAGGATACTGCTTCCACACACATAGCCATGGCCAAGATAAGAGAACCCAACATTACGGTGTCCAAGTCCGGGGTACGACGGACACTGATTATTACGGGTTGATCGAAGAGATAATGATGGTTGAGTATTCTGGTTCTATTGGGCTTAAGGCCATGGTTTTTAAGTGTAAGTGGTTTGATACAGTTGTAGGTCGGGGGCTTCGAAAACATAAATCAGGAATCGTCGATGTGTCACCGCGCTGGCAGTACGAGAAATATGACCCCTTTATCTTATCTGGTAATTGTGATCAAGTTTGCTTCATTCCTTATCCGCAAGTTCGTCGTACATCAGCAAGCGATTGGTGGGCATGTACGAAAGTTGTGCCTAGAGGGGTTCGAGAAACTTCTGAAGTTGTTCTTACTACGTTACAAGATGATACACACAACCAAGTTGTTGTCCAAAGTGAAATGTTACGCATTGAATCTTATGTTGTGGAAGATGATTCAGATTATGATTCAACGCCGGTTGTTCCTCCCAATGACGAATACATTTCTGAAGATGAGTTAGAAGAATCATGTACTGATTCTGATTCCgaatcagattcaagttcttaG
- the LOC106433694 gene encoding uncharacterized protein LOC106433694, giving the protein MTGRTSPKIKLFLWKITQGALPTGANLQQRGLLQHTTCVRCGEVETESHLFLHCEYAEKIWSASLFKDQVTPSTCSEFLEALKLGKIATCLPPVGVVSDVFPWICWFIWLARNQLIFEKRFIKPEESLAKAIGAAREWNLAQPPPKAQPQRTNSRMITPDLDDLIVCYSDAAWKKESNIAAFGCIFKDKRGSTVSETSCVEKNVPSPLVAEALALRCALLTAISLDFSKICFKTDCQTLITALTSTAPPADLYGINHRRHRPSIFTLCFCIFQIPS; this is encoded by the coding sequence ATGACGGGACGTACGTCACCCAAGATTAAACTCTTTCTGTGGAAGATAACTCAAGGAGCACTCCCGACAGGAGCCAATCTACAGCAACGGGGACTTCTGCAACATACTACATGCGTGAGATGCGGAGAAGTAGAAACCGAGTCCCATTTATTCCTCCACTGTGAGTATGCAGAAAAAATTTGGTCTGCCTCCTTGTTTAAAGACCAGGTTACCCCTTCTACCTGCTCTGAATTCTTAGAAGCTCTCAAGCTTGGAAAGATAGCAACTTGTCTCCCACCTGTGGGGGTGGTTTCAGATGTGTTTCCATGGATATGCTGGTTTATATGGCTAGCAAGAAACCAACTGATCTTTGAAAAAAGATTCATCAAACCAGAGGAATCACTAGCCAAAGCCATAGGAGCCGCACGTGAATGGAACTTGGCCCAGCCCCCACCAAAAGCTCAACCCCAGCGCACTAACAGCCGCATGATCACTCCCGATCTGGATGATCTAATCGTATGTTACTCAGATGCAGCCTGGAAAAAGGAGTCCAACATCGCTGCCTTCGGATGTATCTTCAAGGACAAGCGGGGATCGACAGTATCCGAGACCTCCTGCGTGGAAAAAAACGTGCCATCACCATTGGTAGCTGAAGCTTTGGCACTACGATGCGCCCTCCTCACTGCTATCTCCCTAGACTTTTCAAAAATCTGTTTCAAAACAGATTGCCAGACGCTCATTACAGCGCTCACCTCGACTGCTCCTCCGGCGGATCTCTACGGGATCAATCATCGACGACATCGACCATCTATCTTCACTCTTTGTTTCTGTATCTTTCAAATTCCTAGCTAG
- the LOC106433693 gene encoding replication protein A 70 kDa DNA-binding subunit D-like, translated as MANNPQLIFLNDIKPRKTAYRIQVKIIHTWRHFMKDVGESLELILCDANGTKIHASCNKTYISEVGKHVRVGVWRNIDRFSVSAAGGAYRSTDHKYRLAFNGNTKITESTYRDDSMFLNLVDFKSIESGLLNPNFLIDVIGQVQDLGDLETIGCNGGKQRQKLEFSLVDICGQRLACCLWGKFAENLHTASQETEGMVICLLRFAKIGQYRGEFQISNSYDASQMFVNPEIPEADEFKQRAIGDSQALTLAESEENKLELQMKRDKRMHYPQRNLRELFEETEEKVCRVVATIYDIDTDWGWYYFGCLGCNNKKVFPHSKTVKKINGKETVTHIWWCEACRSKVTSVSPRFKIHLLVKDDTGETQFLLLDSIATGVVPASAKTLLNGSWDELEDDDPFPEEITNLVGQTFMFGVYIQKDNASGGCYKVGKVWKDLRMLMTSEISESYSAPAQASEEPLLIENQSDDIVSTPSSKRKEVNKEAPELHSTSKKQCTKAIKSEKIRKDKSASS; from the exons ATGGCGAACAATCCGCAGCTAATTTTTTTGAACGATATTAAACCCCGCAAGACTGCATATCGCATTCAAGTGAAGATCATTCATACATGGAGACATTTCATGAAAGACGTTGGAGAATCTCTGGAACTAATCCTATGTGATGCAAAT GGAACAAAAATCCATGCTTCATGTAACAAGACTTACATTTCTGAAGTTGGCAAACATGTCCGTGTTGGAGTATGGAGAAACATTGATCGTTTCAGTGTTAGTGCTGCTGGTGGAGCGTACAGATCAACTGATCATAAGTATCGATTAGCTTTTAATGGCAACACTAAAATCACGGAATCTACATACCGAGATGACAGTATGTTCCTTAATCTGGTTGATTTCAAATCCATAGAGAGTGGTCTTCTTAATCCCAACTTTCTTATTG ATGTTATTGGACAAGTTCAAGACTTGGGTGATCTCGAAACCATAGGGTGTAATGGTGGAAAACAAAGACAGAAGTTGGAGTTTTCACTCGTGGACATTTG tgGGCAAAGATTAGCTTGCTGCCTGTGGGGTAAATTTGCAGAGAATCTTCACACAGCTAGCCAAGAAACCGAAGGCATGGTAATATGTCTACTACGATTTGCTAAGATTGGGCAATATAGAG gtGAATTTCAAATCTCAAATTCTTATGACGCAAGTCAGATGTTTGTTAATCCTGAGATACCAGAAGCAGATGAGTTTAAACAAAG AGCTATTGGGGATTCTCAAGCTTTAACCCTAGCTGAATCAGAAGAGAACAAGCTTGAGTTGCAAATGAAGCGAGATAAACGGATGCATTATCCTCAAAGGAATCTCCGAGAGCTTTTTGAGGAAACTGAg gAAAAAGTATGCAGAGTTGTTGCAACAATCTATGACATTGATACAGATTGGGGATGGTATTACTTTGGCTGTCTAGGTTGTAACAACAAGAAGGTTTTCCCCCACTCCAAAAcagtgaaaaaaataaatggcAAAGAGACTGTTACACACATCTGGTGGTGTGAAGCATGCAGATCGAAAGTAACCTCTGTTTCACCAAG ATTCAAAATCCATTTACTGGTTAAGGATGATACTGGTGAAACCCAATTCCTGTTATTGGATTCAATTGCTACTGGAGTTGTTCCTGCGTCTGCTAAAACCCTACTAAACGGTTCTTGGGATgaa cttgaagatgatgatcCATTCCCCGAGGAAATTACAAATTTGGTTGGCCAGACATTTATGTTTGGAGTTTACATTCAGAAAGACAATGCTTCAGGGGGGTGCTATAAAGTTGGAAAGGTATGGAAAGACCTACGTATGCTAATGACCTCTGAAATATCAGAGAGCTATTCTGCTCCAGCCCAAGCAAGCGAG GAGCCACTGTTGATTGAAAATCAAAGTGATGATATTGTTTCTACTCCTTCTTCCAAGCGAAAAGAAGTCAATAAGGAAGCACCCGAACTTCATTCTACCTCTAAAAAGCAGTGCACTAAAGCGATCAAAAGCGAGAAGATAAGAAAGGATAAATCTGCATCGAGTTAA
- the LOC125609907 gene encoding uncharacterized protein LOC125609907: MSSSSSDEVEERLDEIFEEIVEDTYNEIVGSRTNKQMRRAYIERNREAGHNRLWNDYFSEDSTFSPQLFRRRFRMNKELFMRIVDGLSENVPFFQQRRDATGRLGLSPLQKCTAAIRLLAYGAAADTVDEYLRIGESTALSCLHHFTDGIIQLFGEEYLRRPTPEDLQRLLDIGEKRGFPGMVGSIDCRAPRVKYVVNGHTYKLAYYLTDGIYPKWSTFIQSITLPQSPKQELFAKVQEATRKDVERAFGVLQSRFAIVRNPSLTMNKAKIGKIMRACIILHNMVVENERDGYIHYDISEFEEGDVTRSSEVETERPTNLNNMFPTRNDLRDRHMHERLKNDLIENIWNKFGDEDY, translated from the exons ATGTCGTCATCTTCATCCGATGAAGTCGAAGAAAGACTGGATGAAATTTTCGAAGAAATCGTCGAAGATACATACAATGAAATAGTCGGGTCCCGTACCAATAAGCAAATGAGACGTGCTTATATAGAACGCAACCGTGAAGCAGGACACAACCGTTTGTGGAATGACTACTTCAGCGAAgattctacattctccccccaATTATTCAGACGCCGGTTCCGCATGAATAAGGAATTATTTATGCGTATTGTCGATGGCCTCTCAGAGAACGTTCCATTctttcaacaaagaagagatgcaaCCGGCAGGTTAGGCCTTTCTCCACTGCAAAAATGTACAGCAGCTATTCGTCTGCTTGCTTATGGTGCTGCGGCTGACACAGTGGATGAATATCTCCGAATTGGTGAAAGCACGGCACTTTCGTGTTTACACCATTTCACTGACGGAATAATACAATTATTTGGAGAAGAGTATCTACGAAGACCCACACCAGAGGATCTCCAACGACTGCTCGATATTGGAGAAAAACGGGGCTTTCCTGGGATGGTCGGAAGCattgact GTCGGGCCCCCAGGGTAAAGTACGTGGTCAACGGACACACGTATAAGTTGGCGTACTACCTCACAgacggtatatatccaaaatggtcaacatttatccaatctatcacaCTCCCTCAAAGTCCTAAACAAGAGTTATTTGCTAAAGTTCAAGAAGCAacccgaaaagatgtggagcgggcttttggagtacTACAATCCCGGTTTGCGATTGTGAGAAACCCGTCTCTTACAATGAACAAAGCAAAGatagggaagattatgagagcatgtatcatactacacaatatgGTAGTCGAAaatgaacgagatggatacattCATTACGATATatctgaatttgaagaaggagacGTAACCAGAAGTTCAGAGGTCGAAACCGAGAGGCCTACAAATCTGAATAATATGTTTCCCACTCGGAATGATCTTCGTGATAGGCATATGCATGAACGATTGAAGAATGATTTaatcgaaaatatttggaacaaatttggtGATGAAGATTACTAA